One segment of Anatilimnocola aggregata DNA contains the following:
- the mutS gene encoding DNA mismatch repair protein MutS: MAAATPMMQQYHDAKQACGDALLLFRMGDFYELFFEDAKTASRILGLTLTSRDKGENPIPMAGFPYHQLEGYLAKLIATGLRAAVCEQVEDPKQAKGLVKREVTRVVSPGTLTDDALLDPLQNNYLAAVALPVDLQAAGALAGIAWAELSTGRFFAAVVPLARVNDEIARIGPVECLLGDEAEFKLHLPSKAVLTKRPAWAFAHDTGASALARHFQTKSLDGFGFTEDDVPAIRAAGAVLDYLQETQKTNLEHIDRLLPYRSGQSLEIDEATRRSLELTRTLRSGSREGSLLAAIDRTATPMGGRLLADWLASPLTDKTQIEGRLNAVAELAHESSLRDDLREQLRGVYDLQRLLARVATGRCTPRDLCFVGRTLASLPKLKAKLTARKSTLLGELEGQIDLCPEIRAQLESALLDDCPLLARDGGMIRGGFHADLDKLRDLAAGGKQWIAKYQAEEAARTGIPNLKVAFNKVFGYYIEITNSHKDKTPPNYHRKQTTTNAERYVTPELKEYEEQVLTADERAKELEYDLFLKLRDIVQAATRRLQGTAAALAQIDVLASLAQLACQRNYCRPVMTEEPVLQIVDGRHPVLDVIETQGSFVPNDARCGGDDGFVLLITGPNMAGKSTYIRQVALLTVMAQIGSFVPANSATIGIADRVFARVGASDELSRGQSTFMVEMTETARILNTATARSLVVLDEIGRGTSTYDGISLAWAIVEHLHDTIGCRTFFATHYHELTDLAGTMAGVRNLNVAVKEWEEQVIFLHKIIPGAADKSYGIHVARLAGVPRSVNERAKQILAQLEQEHLDSDGKSKLAVKPKTKRRGDLQLTLFAPEEHPVMDKLRQLDPNSLTPMAALQLLSEWQREVKAEASRTNLSLTPLNS; this comes from the coding sequence ATGGCTGCCGCGACCCCCATGATGCAACAATATCACGATGCCAAACAGGCGTGCGGCGACGCGCTGCTGCTGTTTCGCATGGGTGATTTTTACGAGCTCTTTTTCGAAGATGCGAAGACCGCTTCGCGCATTCTCGGGCTCACCCTCACCAGCCGGGACAAGGGCGAAAACCCGATTCCCATGGCCGGTTTTCCCTACCATCAGCTTGAGGGCTATCTCGCCAAGCTGATTGCCACCGGCCTGCGGGCTGCGGTGTGCGAACAGGTCGAAGACCCCAAGCAGGCCAAGGGACTCGTCAAGCGCGAGGTCACCCGCGTCGTCAGTCCCGGCACACTCACCGACGACGCACTGCTCGATCCGCTGCAAAATAATTATCTGGCGGCGGTTGCGCTTCCTGTCGATCTGCAAGCAGCCGGTGCGCTGGCGGGAATTGCCTGGGCGGAATTATCGACCGGTCGGTTTTTCGCCGCGGTCGTGCCGCTCGCGCGCGTGAATGACGAGATCGCGCGCATCGGCCCGGTCGAATGCTTATTGGGCGACGAAGCCGAGTTCAAGTTACACCTTCCCAGCAAGGCTGTTCTCACCAAACGCCCAGCTTGGGCATTCGCGCACGATACGGGTGCCTCCGCGCTCGCGCGGCATTTTCAAACCAAGAGTCTCGACGGCTTCGGCTTCACTGAAGACGATGTGCCCGCCATTCGCGCGGCCGGCGCGGTGCTCGATTACCTGCAAGAGACGCAGAAGACGAATCTCGAACACATCGACCGACTGCTGCCGTATCGTTCCGGGCAATCGCTCGAAATCGACGAAGCGACCCGCCGCAGCTTGGAACTGACCCGCACGCTCCGCAGCGGCTCGCGCGAGGGTTCGCTCCTGGCCGCGATCGATCGCACGGCAACCCCCATGGGTGGCCGCTTGCTCGCCGATTGGCTGGCCAGTCCGCTCACCGATAAGACGCAGATCGAAGGCCGACTGAACGCCGTCGCCGAACTGGCGCACGAATCTTCACTGCGCGACGACCTGCGCGAGCAGCTTCGCGGCGTCTACGATTTGCAGCGGCTGCTCGCTCGCGTCGCCACCGGCCGCTGCACGCCCCGCGATTTGTGCTTTGTCGGCCGCACGCTCGCCTCGCTCCCCAAGCTCAAGGCGAAACTCACCGCGCGGAAGAGTACGCTGCTAGGTGAATTGGAAGGTCAGATCGATCTCTGCCCAGAGATTCGCGCTCAGCTTGAATCGGCCCTGCTCGACGACTGCCCGCTGCTGGCCCGGGATGGCGGCATGATCCGCGGCGGCTTTCACGCCGATCTCGATAAGCTGCGAGACCTTGCTGCCGGCGGCAAACAGTGGATCGCCAAGTACCAGGCGGAAGAAGCCGCGCGGACCGGCATTCCGAATTTGAAGGTCGCGTTCAATAAGGTCTTTGGCTACTACATCGAAATCACCAACAGTCACAAAGACAAAACGCCCCCCAACTATCATCGCAAGCAGACCACCACCAACGCCGAGCGGTACGTCACGCCGGAACTCAAAGAGTACGAAGAGCAAGTCCTCACCGCCGACGAGCGTGCCAAAGAACTTGAGTACGACCTGTTCCTTAAACTGCGCGACATCGTGCAGGCTGCGACTCGCCGCCTGCAAGGAACCGCCGCAGCCCTCGCGCAGATCGACGTCCTCGCTTCGCTGGCCCAGCTTGCTTGCCAACGGAATTACTGCCGGCCGGTGATGACCGAAGAACCGGTGCTGCAGATCGTCGACGGCCGTCATCCGGTGCTCGACGTCATTGAGACGCAGGGTTCGTTCGTTCCCAACGATGCCCGCTGTGGCGGCGACGACGGCTTCGTGCTGCTGATCACCGGCCCCAACATGGCCGGTAAGAGCACGTACATTCGCCAGGTCGCACTGCTCACCGTTATGGCCCAGATTGGCAGTTTTGTACCAGCCAACTCGGCGACTATCGGCATCGCCGATCGCGTGTTTGCCCGCGTCGGAGCCAGCGACGAACTGTCGCGCGGGCAAAGCACGTTCATGGTCGAGATGACGGAAACGGCCCGCATTCTGAACACGGCCACGGCTCGCAGCCTGGTGGTGCTAGACGAGATCGGCCGCGGCACTAGCACCTACGACGGCATCTCGCTGGCCTGGGCCATCGTCGAACACCTGCACGACACCATCGGCTGCCGGACCTTCTTCGCCACGCACTACCACGAACTGACCGACCTTGCGGGAACCATGGCCGGCGTCCGCAATCTCAATGTCGCCGTCAAAGAGTGGGAAGAGCAGGTCATCTTCCTCCATAAAATCATTCCCGGCGCGGCCGACAAGAGCTACGGCATTCACGTCGCTCGCCTCGCCGGCGTGCCCCGCAGCGTGAATGAACGGGCCAAACAAATTCTCGCGCAACTCGAACAGGAACACCTCGACTCCGACGGCAAATCGAAGCTCGCCGTCAAACCCAAGACCAAGCGCCGCGGCGACCTCCAGCTCACGCTCTTCGCCCCCGAAGAGCACCCCGTCATGGATAAGCTCCGCCAACTCGACCCCAACAGCCTCACCCCGATGGCTGCGTTGCAACTGTTGAGTGAATGGCAGCGGGAAGTGAAGGCAGAGGCAAGTAGGACGAATCTCAGCTTGACTCCCCTGAACTCCTAA
- a CDS encoding fused MFS/spermidine synthase, protein MIFQVVWIRELRLVFGATTSASAAVLAIFMAGLGLGNALLGKRMDESQRPLRWYARFELGIAIFTASTPFLIDLARWFYVSIGGQVALGPTLATFVRLLIAAAVLAVPTVLMGGTLPAAARAVVSNSDPTRRGIAALYGLNTLGAVLGAFLANFWLIEQLGNRGVLWLACGVNAFIALAAFSYSRQLCAQSPVKTKKHLQVQPAPSEVGNASSLVFVCATSAVVGCAFFLMELVWYRMLGPLLGGTTYTFGLILCVALLGIGAGGATYNLVGRWLKPSLQLVSLTCALEALLIAIPFWYGDQIALWMQHAQSVESANFAAVVWNWFQVGAFVILPAAAVSGFQFPLLIAVAGSGRENVGKHVGWTFASNTAGAICGSLAGGFLLLPALTAPGLWMAAILGLAAWGIVLAVVSLRGTKHLRDSRTLGLAACCAGLAILATYADGPTPAWRHSGIGAGRGKIVGTSRNSDQEFLHAQRRKCVWETDGLESSVGIIATDSLSFNVNGKSDGNAYADAGTQIGLGLLGPILHPKPQTGLVIGLGTAETAGWLADAGGMQQVDVIELEPAVQYMAELCAPLNRNALQNPKIQLHYNDAREFLLTSSQAYDIIISEPSNPYRAGIANLYTQEFYRSAHERLSEDGLFLQWLQGYEVDDRTVQIVLRTLRTVFPEVQVWRTIALDMVLVCGKSPQSLQHTQASLTRWQADPVIREGLQLAWRIDDLEGLLAHYVCGSKAIEQFCSREEAVLNRDDRNLLEYAFAKTMGQLTRFSVVDLQAQAIQLRDDSPLPPGEWNEQRLAQRRLALHAYLGGTVPSKPWLLTGQTDRADAFTFYTQFNYSAAAQAFQKFPLDDSCAIERVLYAHSLAEAGQPIPEKVLAAIQADNKTEASAIAAIGFLKKGDRRRGLEESLAMLRQLHQNPWGSPQLLTAALRHTIPLTEVDAAAATQVLAQLDTPFSMHRLEEDRLLGRCLVAMCISPDQSLTALAAIEPNVFWKAGFLTNRAQLYTATGHWRAGRARADASQFDAWARQPR, encoded by the coding sequence TTGATCTTTCAAGTCGTCTGGATTCGCGAGTTGCGATTGGTATTTGGCGCCACGACTTCGGCTTCGGCTGCAGTGCTGGCAATCTTCATGGCTGGTCTGGGACTGGGTAACGCACTGCTGGGAAAGCGGATGGATGAGTCGCAGCGGCCGTTGCGCTGGTACGCCCGGTTTGAACTTGGCATCGCCATATTTACTGCGAGCACGCCATTTTTGATTGACCTGGCACGGTGGTTCTATGTGAGCATCGGCGGCCAAGTCGCGCTGGGGCCAACCCTGGCAACATTCGTACGATTGTTGATCGCCGCTGCGGTTCTGGCCGTCCCCACCGTCCTCATGGGCGGCACACTTCCGGCGGCCGCCCGCGCGGTGGTTAGCAATTCGGACCCCACGCGCCGGGGTATCGCCGCTCTCTATGGTCTGAACACACTGGGAGCAGTGCTTGGTGCTTTTCTCGCCAACTTCTGGCTCATCGAACAACTGGGTAACCGCGGCGTTCTTTGGCTCGCCTGTGGCGTCAATGCATTCATCGCATTGGCGGCGTTTTCCTATTCCCGGCAGTTATGTGCCCAGAGTCCCGTCAAAACTAAGAAACACTTGCAAGTCCAACCTGCGCCAAGTGAAGTGGGCAACGCATCGTCACTAGTCTTTGTTTGTGCCACTTCGGCCGTCGTCGGGTGCGCCTTCTTTTTGATGGAACTTGTCTGGTATCGCATGCTCGGACCTCTGTTGGGAGGGACGACTTACACGTTCGGGCTGATCCTCTGCGTCGCGCTGTTAGGCATTGGTGCAGGAGGCGCGACTTACAATCTGGTGGGGCGATGGCTCAAACCGTCTCTCCAACTGGTGTCGCTCACATGCGCTCTCGAGGCATTGCTGATCGCAATTCCTTTCTGGTATGGCGATCAAATTGCTTTGTGGATGCAGCATGCCCAGAGTGTGGAGAGCGCCAATTTCGCCGCCGTCGTGTGGAACTGGTTTCAAGTGGGGGCGTTTGTCATTCTGCCCGCGGCAGCCGTCTCGGGCTTTCAGTTTCCTTTACTGATTGCTGTCGCCGGCAGCGGTCGCGAGAACGTCGGCAAGCACGTGGGGTGGACTTTCGCCTCCAATACAGCCGGAGCGATCTGCGGTTCGTTAGCAGGTGGTTTCTTGCTTTTGCCTGCCCTCACCGCGCCCGGGTTATGGATGGCGGCGATCCTCGGCCTCGCCGCGTGGGGCATTGTCCTCGCCGTCGTGAGCCTGCGCGGAACAAAGCATCTACGCGACAGCCGCACGTTGGGCCTGGCGGCCTGCTGTGCTGGATTGGCGATTCTCGCCACTTATGCGGACGGTCCCACCCCTGCGTGGCGCCATTCGGGCATCGGCGCGGGGCGCGGAAAAATCGTCGGCACCAGCAGAAATTCCGATCAGGAGTTCCTGCACGCCCAACGCAGAAAGTGCGTGTGGGAAACAGACGGACTGGAGTCCAGTGTCGGAATCATTGCCACCGATAGCTTGTCGTTCAATGTAAATGGCAAGAGCGATGGAAACGCCTATGCCGATGCCGGCACGCAGATTGGCCTGGGATTGCTAGGGCCAATCCTTCATCCCAAACCCCAGACCGGCCTCGTCATTGGCCTGGGAACGGCTGAAACGGCAGGCTGGCTGGCGGACGCTGGCGGGATGCAGCAGGTCGATGTGATTGAACTAGAACCGGCGGTGCAGTACATGGCCGAACTCTGTGCGCCCCTCAATCGCAACGCCCTCCAAAACCCCAAGATTCAACTGCACTACAACGACGCTCGCGAGTTTTTGCTGACCAGCAGCCAGGCTTACGACATTATCATTTCGGAACCTTCGAATCCGTATCGCGCCGGCATCGCGAACCTGTACACACAGGAATTCTATCGCTCGGCCCACGAGCGACTCTCGGAAGATGGTCTGTTTCTGCAATGGCTGCAGGGGTATGAAGTCGATGACCGGACCGTGCAGATCGTGCTCAGGACACTACGAACCGTTTTTCCCGAAGTACAAGTGTGGCGAACGATCGCGCTTGACATGGTGTTGGTCTGCGGGAAGTCGCCACAGTCGCTGCAACACACCCAGGCTTCGCTGACTCGCTGGCAGGCCGATCCTGTGATTCGCGAAGGCTTGCAACTTGCCTGGCGCATCGACGATCTGGAAGGGTTGCTCGCGCATTATGTCTGCGGTTCGAAAGCGATCGAACAATTCTGTAGTCGTGAGGAAGCTGTCCTGAATCGCGACGATCGCAACTTGCTGGAGTATGCGTTCGCGAAAACCATGGGCCAGCTGACGCGATTTTCGGTGGTCGATCTGCAGGCGCAGGCGATTCAACTGCGGGATGACAGCCCGCTGCCACCGGGCGAATGGAACGAGCAACGACTCGCCCAGCGGCGGTTGGCACTCCATGCCTATCTAGGGGGCACAGTTCCCAGTAAACCGTGGCTGCTCACGGGACAGACGGACCGCGCCGATGCTTTCACTTTTTACACGCAGTTCAACTACTCCGCCGCAGCGCAAGCGTTTCAGAAATTCCCGCTCGACGATTCCTGTGCAATCGAACGAGTGTTGTACGCGCACTCGTTGGCTGAAGCGGGGCAGCCAATTCCCGAAAAAGTGCTGGCAGCCATTCAAGCGGATAACAAAACCGAAGCATCCGCCATCGCAGCGATCGGCTTCCTGAAAAAAGGGGACCGTCGACGTGGGCTCGAAGAGTCACTGGCGATGCTGCGGCAATTGCACCAAAACCCTTGGGGAAGTCCGCAACTGCTCACTGCCGCACTTCGCCACACCATTCCCTTAACCGAAGTCGATGCTGCCGCGGCAACTCAAGTCTTGGCGCAACTAGACACGCCATTCTCGATGCATCGATTGGAAGAGGATCGTTTGCTCGGTCGTTGCCTGGTCGCCATGTGCATCTCGCCAGATCAGTCCCTCACCGCATTGGCCGCGATCGAGCCAAACGTTTTCTGGAAAGCCGGTTTCCTGACAAATCGGGCACAGCTATACACTGCCACGGGACATTGGCGGGCCGGCCGCGCTCGTGCGGACGCATCGCAGTTCGACGCTTGGGCGCGACAGCCCCGCTAG
- a CDS encoding argininosuccinate synthase produces MPSCVLAYSGGLDTSVILGWLMEEGYDVHAVYVDLGQPCEDRAATKKKALDCGAKSSRIVDVQEELCRDFAFPVLQWQAKYEGWYLLGTSIARPLISKVCLEVAREVGADAYAHGATGKGNDQCRFQLAAEALNPAVKIIAPWRIEKFRKLFPGRTEMIAYCDKHNIPVKASVSKPYSSDENCLHISYEAGKLEDLNVNGVETVEFGMTVTPQKAPDKVEQVKIAFEKGVPVSVNGKALSPLQIVKTLNEIGGRNGVGQIDMVENRFVGMKSRGVYEAPGMTILYAGHRVIEQLTMDRDLMHLRDSLSPVVAEMVYYGFWYHAKMDALLAFIKDAQKHVTGEVTLNLYKGNIQVDGRNSPNNLYDEGIATMEGGGSYNQTDAEGFLRIQGLPGRVQGRTTPRKY; encoded by the coding sequence ATGCCTAGCTGCGTGTTGGCTTATTCTGGCGGTCTCGATACTTCGGTCATTCTCGGCTGGCTGATGGAAGAAGGGTACGACGTCCACGCGGTGTATGTGGACCTGGGGCAGCCTTGCGAAGACCGCGCGGCAACCAAGAAGAAGGCCCTCGATTGCGGCGCGAAGAGCAGTCGGATTGTGGATGTGCAAGAAGAACTGTGCCGCGACTTTGCCTTTCCTGTGCTGCAATGGCAGGCCAAATACGAAGGCTGGTACTTGCTGGGGACTTCGATCGCCCGCCCGCTGATCAGCAAGGTCTGCTTGGAAGTGGCTCGCGAAGTTGGGGCCGATGCTTATGCCCACGGAGCGACCGGCAAGGGGAACGATCAATGCCGTTTTCAGTTGGCCGCTGAGGCGCTGAATCCTGCGGTGAAGATCATCGCCCCTTGGCGGATCGAAAAGTTCCGCAAGCTGTTCCCCGGCCGGACGGAAATGATCGCCTACTGCGACAAGCACAACATTCCGGTCAAGGCCAGCGTGAGCAAGCCTTATAGCAGCGACGAAAACTGCCTGCACATCAGCTACGAAGCGGGCAAGTTGGAAGACCTGAACGTGAACGGCGTCGAGACCGTCGAGTTCGGCATGACGGTAACCCCACAAAAGGCACCCGACAAAGTCGAGCAAGTGAAAATTGCCTTCGAGAAGGGCGTACCCGTCAGCGTGAATGGCAAGGCGCTGAGCCCGCTGCAGATTGTGAAAACGCTGAACGAAATCGGCGGCCGCAACGGCGTCGGCCAGATCGACATGGTCGAGAATCGCTTTGTTGGCATGAAGAGCCGCGGCGTGTACGAAGCCCCGGGCATGACCATTCTTTACGCCGGTCATCGCGTCATCGAACAATTGACGATGGACCGCGACCTGATGCACCTCCGCGATTCGCTCTCGCCCGTCGTCGCAGAAATGGTGTACTACGGTTTTTGGTATCACGCCAAGATGGACGCCCTCCTCGCTTTCATCAAGGATGCCCAAAAGCACGTCACCGGCGAAGTGACCCTCAACCTTTACAAAGGGAACATCCAGGTCGACGGCCGCAACAGCCCGAACAACCTGTACGACGAAGGGATCGCCACGATGGAAGGTGGCGGTTCGTACAACCAGACCGATGCCGAAGGCTTCCTGCGCATTCAAGGGCTGCCTGGTCGCGTGCAAGGCCGGACGACACCGCGGAAGTACTAA
- the larB gene encoding nickel pincer cofactor biosynthesis protein LarB translates to MPPPLPSPMPPDELAQLTADLLAGKLPREDFLSAISAAMSANTTAVTPDVTLDLDRARRCGFPEVIFGEGKPAATIATIFDRLLAAQVRCLATRISEEKADLLRAHFASRKNPTARYNSLASTFRVDPHDAPPLERKGRVTVITAGTSDLAVADEARETLDWMGINVHTINDVGVAGPHRLPARLPEFVGSDAIVCVAGMEAALPSIVGGYVDCPVIGVPTSVGYGANFGGIAALLSMLNSCAANVTVVNINAGFKGGYLAGMIASKLHDARQRPQ, encoded by the coding sequence ATGCCTCCTCCCCTCCCCTCCCCTATGCCGCCGGACGAACTGGCTCAACTCACCGCTGACCTGCTCGCCGGAAAACTTCCCCGCGAAGACTTCCTCTCGGCCATTTCGGCCGCGATGTCGGCCAACACCACAGCCGTTACGCCCGACGTCACGCTCGATCTCGACCGTGCCCGCCGCTGCGGCTTTCCCGAAGTAATTTTTGGCGAAGGGAAACCCGCCGCAACCATCGCCACCATCTTCGACCGTCTATTGGCCGCGCAGGTTCGCTGTCTGGCCACCAGAATCTCGGAGGAGAAAGCCGATTTGCTCCGCGCCCACTTCGCCTCGAGGAAGAATCCCACCGCGCGCTACAACTCACTCGCCAGCACGTTTCGCGTCGATCCGCACGATGCTCCGCCGCTGGAGCGCAAGGGAAGGGTCACGGTGATCACCGCCGGCACCAGCGACCTGGCCGTCGCCGACGAAGCCCGCGAAACGCTCGACTGGATGGGGATCAACGTCCACACCATCAACGACGTCGGGGTCGCCGGCCCCCATCGCCTCCCCGCGCGGCTGCCGGAGTTCGTCGGCAGCGATGCCATTGTCTGCGTCGCCGGCATGGAAGCAGCCCTCCCCAGCATCGTCGGCGGCTATGTCGACTGCCCAGTGATTGGTGTGCCGACCAGCGTGGGTTACGGAGCCAACTTCGGCGGCATTGCAGCCCTACTGTCGATGCTCAACAGTTGTGCCGCCAATGTCACCGTGGTCAACATCAACGCCGGCTTCAAGGGTGGCTATCTCGCTGGCATGATCGCCAGCAAACTGCACGACGCGCGACAACGGCCGCAGTAG